The Bombus vancouverensis nearcticus chromosome 11, iyBomVanc1_principal, whole genome shotgun sequence DNA window ATTATATTTCAGATGCAAATGGCGGTCTCGATCCAGAAGCGCCTCCAGCTAATTATGGCAGAAGAAGGAGTCGCGCCGTCCTTTATCAATTATCAGGCCATTACAAACAGGACAATAAGCACaaaattaaattgaataatGTAAGTGCTGCCATTCCAGTTTTAATCACTTCTAAGAACAGCTTGAACCATTTCATTTACCTTGGAAACATTTACGTCTATATTTGCATTCACATTTAgcgattcataaaaatatctgaatatttacCTGCCACAGAAAGCTTTCACGTATCGTGTACTATTATTATAGAACCTTCTGCATTCCACTGCACCACCTTTGCCAGAATACAAAACGACGGGAATCAAAAAATCTCAGTTCATCCTAAGCCATTACGGTGGCTTTAAGTCTTGCTGGGACTGGTTAATACTCCTTGCCACGTTTTACGTGGCGATCGTCGTCCCTTTTAATGCGAGTTTCATTAACATCGATAGGCCTACGATGGTTAGCGACGTTGTCGTCGAAGCGCTCTTTATAACCGGTGGGTATCATTTCTCCAACTTATTTGTCTCATTCGGGACTGATTTAAAATATTGAAGGACCGAGGAGAGAACAGACCTTTATCGTAATCAGCCTAAAATCACTAATCAGAGACAGTTCGATATATCGATTGGCGATGCTTTTAAAGTAATTCAGCCAAAAAGGAACGCGAATGGTACTCTTCACATCCAATCGGTAATTCGAGAAGCTCGTTAAGTTCGAAAGCAACGATTCCTCGCTTCCCTGTTTCCAATCCGCTTTATACCTGTATTACAATCGTTGGTTTCAACTACTAGCTCCATTCAGTGCAATTTTCTTCGCGCGAATGcagagaaatttaatttaatctcgatatatttgtttatttattcatataagaccaatatacaaaagaaaacaagAAGTTCTGCTACCGCGCTAGTAATATtggttttatttcaattttcgtGATGCAGCGAATTCCCCTTGAGTCAGTTTTCGCAAGTAATGCGACATTCGCTCTACAAACACTGAATTGATTTATATTCAAAGCGAATATCGAATAACGATGTCCAAAGTAAGAACTCTTCACTGGTGTTCGACGAGATCGTATCTCTTCGAGGATAGAAATCATAATTTTATTTGTGAGTACAATATAGGGCAGTTTAAACTTGTCCAACCTGATTTTCTCAGAACGTCCAGTCGAATAAAAAACCGTATTATGTTACGTTCacgttataataaaattttcgtatttcatatttatatctagAAAAATATACTGATGAATTTTACGTAGAGAAAGTTAAAACATCCTGTGAAAGGAGGATTTTATCAGTTCCTCTCATCCAATTTATCTGTATTCGAAAACCTAGTATTCGTATGCATAACTTGATATGAAATTACTTGCGCTCGTTTAGCCAATTCGTAGATAAGTATGATGAGCGAATGTTGAGATAGAAATCCTGTTTGCTAACGAGATTAAAAGCAGTTCATCCTGCGGAAATAAAGTTCCTTAACGCGCTGCATTTTCGCGTCGAGAAACTCAATAAGGGAAGGGAAGGGATCGCGAGAGTACTTTGTCTCTTTGATCAAAACACAAACAGAGGTTCGATGTTTCTGCTCGCTAAAATTTCTATTCTGTGGTATGATCAAACTTTGTAGGattagaattaattaaaaagtacaaGAGAGAAAGACGATAGGTcacgttttacattttttacagAGCAACAGTTTTAAGATTCGGTACATTGTCGAGCAATTTCGTGTTACCACAATCGTCTGTCTATTTCATTTTAAAGTTAAACGCGTGATTTTCACCCTTTTATCGAATTTTCCTCCTCCGATCTTCAATTAGAATTATCGAAAACGAAAGTAATAGTTAAACATTGAAAACAATAGTTAAAATCACACATCTTTCCGCAGATATCATTCTAAACTTTAGAACAACGTACGTAAGCAGGAAAGGTGAAGTTGTCAGCAACAGCAAAAGTATAGCCGTAAACTATTTAAAGGGTTGGTTTTTCGTCGATCTTGTCGCTGCTTTGCCTTTTGATTTTCTCTATGCTTCTGACGTTTACAGCGGCGAGGTGAGTAATCCGTAACTATTTCAAACTATTTAGATAGCTCGACCCTGAAACTTTTATACTACGCGTACTAACATACCCGTGTTGCACGCTGCAAGTTAATTTAAAATTGCCTTGTAAAATCCGTATCTCGATTGCGAATAATAAAGTTTCCTTTCTAACTCAAAATCTCTGGATGTCCTGTTGAGAAATGTAAGGAAGACACGTGTACGATACGCTATTTGTACATTTGAAAACGAGTTATGAATGAAGTTCATTTAGGGAAGGTCCGCGTATTATTAAATTGAACGACATACCGATTCCAAGCTTCGCGTTCTCTCCGGAACACGGCCACATATCAGCTTGAATCGAACGACATATCTCGACATGAATGGTACAATCTAGTCGTCGTGAGTCTATAACGTATGTACAAGAATACGTAATTAACGTCAGTTATTATCAAAGCGGATATTTAACATATGGAAATCCAACATCGATTTGCTACAATACTATTTTTTCGATAAATtagtatgtacatatttagTATCGAAACGAATTACAACTAATATCATCGATCTAAATACTTCGATTAACGTATTTCATGTTTATTAATAGCGCATCTTTTATCATAGGAATCGGGACATGGTAACATTCATTTAGTAAAGCTGACAAGATTATTAAGGCTCGCGCGGTTACTTCAAAAGATGGATAGATATTCGCAGTACAGTGCCGTCATTCTGACGATGTTAATGCTTTTTTTCATCTTGGTGGCACATTGGTTGGCTTGCATTTGGTTCGTTATCGCGGAAAAAGAAAGGTTGAGAAACGACGATGATTGGGATCTCGGTAAGTTCGATCTTCATataataatatcatttttataagaCGCAAATTCACGAAACTTTTACAGTTGAAGTTAAGTTCAATGAAACGCTTGAATATCTACGAGTCGAGATATAATCCCTTCCTCTTTAACATTTATATGGACAAAAGAATATTCGCGCAAAAAGGTAGTtgtaaattttccttaacaattTTATACGTATTCTCATGAAAATCAATAGGAATATTACGAAATTGCTTTAGAAATTATTCTTTCCACCTTTTTGCGTCAATTCGCGtctaacaaataaaaattcgcgcataaaactttaaatattaaaatttcaaatttatttacgTGCTTCTTGCACAAACACATACGGTATTCGGCATTTATGACAGCTTTTTCACGTTTTCATACGGTTTTTAGTACGTCGTGGATctgtatattttacataaataagATAAGGTTCCGTTTATCGCATTACTGCACCAGAAATGTGCGAGTAACACGAGCGAGCGACTCTAGCGTGGAATTCTATTTCACCCAAGCTAGCAGGCGGAGTTTGTTAAAAAATCAATTCGTCGTTAGCAGACGTAACTTTTTATAACTTTAACCATCAACGCTGCGAACGATAGTGCTTTATAAAACAATTGCTCCTTTCCCGGGTCACGTTTATTACACTCTCTAATAACTGCATTATTGATCTTTTTAATACActattaaattttattgcaattttgtgaaatgATCAGAATTTTCCAAAGATGCCTCCATAGCAGGGCAACGTTGTAACGTCGAGTATTTTACCGCTCGAAtcgtttaaaataatatttgatagaATTCCAAGAAGAAGAAATAGGAAGTTTTGGAAATGTACGAAAGTCGAATCATCGATACTTATCTAATATATCTGATACATCGTAATGGGATATTCATCATGCGTGAACAGTTTAATTGCCTACGCAAGaattaagaattaattattattgcgtCTACATATTTAGATATACAGATTGATCTTGCATGATTCGATTCAAGGAATTTTGTTTTGGACAGCACTGCGTTCTAGATGGAACCGATGCCCGGAGAAAGTTGAAACTGTATTCGTATTGGTCTACAAACTTTTCTCTTACGGGAAAGTGTATCGCATAACTTAACTGCAGACGTTTGCCTCTAGGCACACTCTCGTAATACTACTGTTTAATACACTACTGTTTAATCCGTTCGCGTAAATGAATAATATCCGATTAAAAAACTCAAAGAGAACATACAAGGCAATTATATCAACGTGACAATTATAGATCTATTTGATAGAGAATGAACTACTGACATTCGAATCGACTTTGATCGGACGCATTTTACAGGCTGGATTCACACACTGGCAGAAAGGCTGAAAATCTCCGTGGAGAACGTAACGCACGCGGAAAGTTACATCACAGCGTTGTACTTTACATGCAGTAGTTTAACATCGGTAGGATTTGGAAATGTGTCAGCCAATACATTCTCCGAAAAGTTCTTCTCCATTTGTACGATGCTCATTGGTGGTCAGTAATCATCATTGAtcaatatgttatatattattccGTAAGGATTATCAATTAATCATTCAAGTTAATTAACCAAGTATTATTAGTTGCGTATTTAATCGATATAAGAATTTGCATACACGTGTATTAGGgggaaataatattaattaatacggaATAAACATTGAATGGAAAACTTACGATAGAAAATGTTTCCACATTGTACATATCGTGTATGCTACAGCTCTGATGCATGCCGTCGTGTTTGGTAACGTGACAGCGATTATTCAAAGAATTTACTCTAGAAGATCGCTATACCAAACAAAACTGCGGGATCTCAAGGATTTTTTCGTATTGCATCAGATCCCCGAAGAACTGAAACAGCGAATGCAAGACTATTTCCAAACTATGTGGTCTTTAAATCACGGTATCGATATACACGAGGTAAACCACGTAAACGCTATGATTCAAAGGCTTATAAAGAAAAAGATTCTTGTTCGCGTTTCTTCTTTTCCAGGGTACCAAAAGAATACTCTAACGATCTGTTGTAATACCTATGCAGTGTATCTCGATCTCTGTTATCTAAAAGATCGAAAAATCTGACAAGAGATTTTTATTATGAGCCTTTCGATTACGCTGTATCATATAAAATTGCCAAACGTATTGTAATTCACAATTAGTCACGATTACGCGAGACTTACTGCTTTTAGACCTTGAAACAATTTCCCGAGGAACTCCGGGGTGACGTTTCCATGCATTTACATcgcgaaatattaaatttaccgATATTCGAAGCTGCTTCTCAGGGTTGTCTCAAACTGCTTTCTCTTcgcattaaaaataatttttgtgcCCCCGGCGAATTTTTAATTCACAAAGGAGATGCACTCtcgtacatatattatttatgcAACGGCTCGATGGAAGTTGTGCAAAACAACATGGTCGTCGCGATTTTAGGTACGATATCACAGTGTTCGTAGTTTTGATTATATTCGAAAAACGAGGACCGAAATCTCACACGGTGTTTGATTTCGTTTAAAGGTAAAGGCGATCTAGTAGGTTGTGACATAAACGTTCATCTGCAACACGGCAGTAACGGTGGTGGAGCAGGTGGCGGAGGAGCCGCGGACGTAGTAGTCAAATCAAGTTGTGACGTTAAAGCGTTGACTTACTGTGATTTGAAATGCATAAATATGCATGGATTAGTCGAGGTACTTCGACTGTATCCCGAGTATCAGCATGAATTTGCAAATGATATACAACATGATCTCACTTACAATATACGAGAGGGATACGAAGCTGAGGTaactattaatatttaatatcagAGTGTCGGTAATTGAAGAGCTTTCTGAAAAATCAACCTATAAATCTACTTGTATAATaaataccgctcaaaactatcTGGACATTTCCATACGTTTCTTGTAACagtaaaatatcaaaatgtaCAGATTAATCGCAAATTATCCACTGAAACAAACATTACGTATACTACCGTTTTATAAGCTCTGTTTCCATGAAGGTTCTGAAATCCGATATTCATATTGACAGCATGAAATAATAAGAGTAAAAACAAACAAAGATTCATACGAATGTTTCCTAATTATCTACCTTTAGCAAGAGTCAGATATGAACGGACCATCGTTAACGTTACCATCGATTAGCGAAGACGACGAAAATGTGCCTGACGAAGGGGAGACTTCACCTTTGTCACCACCAAATAAATCGCCTTTACATACGACGAGTCCCAGACATGCCAAGTTCAGGTGAGATTTCACCATATTTTTTCACTCTTAAGAAGTTCTTCAAATACCCTACATCGTATAATAGGGATGACTATAGAGAAGCAAGAAGAACCGGAAGAGGAGTTCTAGTAAGAGGCAGAGCGGCTCAGGTAATCGCTCAAGAATCAATGGAGGAACATATTCGAGGATCGGTGGAGAGACTCGACACACAATTTTCTACGTTACATCAAGACGTTGCCACGTTGAGTTACGAGGTAAATATTGCGGTAAACGTTCGTTCCACTCTCAACTGGTCTAACGTTCCCGATTGTTTCGTATAAAAATAGGTGAGGAACGCCATTCAAGCTCTGCAAATATTAGCGTGTTCGCCTCAAAGTAATCCAAATTTGCCAACGCCCGCGAGTCGTGGGAGTGGCGTTTTGGCGAGAAGTTCGTCTCATCCGCCCGATGCTATATGTTGGGACCCACCTAGAAGAATGTCAGATGCATCCACGCAAACCGACTGGCCTGTGGATCTGTTCGAGTCCTGGATTCGAGCAAATCCTCAACGAGTTCTAAGGATCCTCGAACTCGATCCGGATACTCTTTTGAGACAACCACCGTCTCCTACACCATCGCCATCTTCTCCTCCGCCACCGCCATACGAGCCCTTGTCGCCTATTGTCGGGACACCGCCGCAATCACCGTCTCTCGCACAAGGTAACCATtcgaatttaatttcttttttcacttatTATCGAAAAATGTGCAAACGCTTAAAATATGAATTCTACGGGTATTCTTACAATATCGAACTTTTCGTCGTTGTGATTAGAAGGAATACAATTGCAACGAATAAGCGACAAGAACTGTAGAGTTGAATTTTTAGATTGTAGTCTTTTGAAAAGTTGTAATATACAGGAAAGTTATTGTTTCAGGAAACGCTGATTTCGTTTACGGTAATAATCATGGAGATCGACACATTCCTCGTTTATATAAACCAACAAACTCTACGTGGGATCGCGAGAACAAGTTATCGCACAGATTTAGTGCCGGCGATGCCGAGAACGCGTCTTTGTATCCAGCGTTTAGCACTTTGCGCCGACTTCCTGAGTCTCGATCGTTGAAATTCGATCCTTTTGATAGCTGAACGTTTCCAGAAACATATCAGGGTTATAAGCCTTAGAAGAACATGTAACCCAAGAAGGCAAAATGTTTGTACACGAGACAAAAGCAAAAGACAAATTTCATGACTAAAATAGAGCAACGAGAAGCAAAACCACTCATTTTAAGTGTTCaaattcgttcattttttatcacCTGTATTTCGACTCCTATGAAATCTAGAATCAACAGTTTGGTCATTTTTTTACGAATTGGAATACTTGAATTCAATCGATAGTTAGCAACGAACGATCGACATTGTCTTCATCCCAAAAACAATCCTACGATAATTGAATAAATTTCTGTATAGTATAGCAATGATATAAGAATTTTTTACGACACGAAACATGTCCAAAGAGAGAAAAATGAGAGGATCGCCAGCATTGATAAGCTATAAATACACGTACGAGTATATCTATCTATAACCTTGCTCATCCGAGAgacatttacatttatttaggGACTCGACATCTCATCGTCTGATCCGAATCTCTAGAATGGAATGAATACGTGTACAATCATAAATtttaatctaaaaaatatatcgTATGCGAAGTGAATCGTTGGTACATTTTTTCATGATCTAAAAGATATTTTGAAAAGGTATTTTTTAACtaattcctatattattatcgaGGATGTTTAAAATTCGGataacgatataaaatattggaaatctactttgttttatagaaaatttttgcTTCTGTCATTCCAGACGCATACGTGTCGCTGTGATTGATTATACCTAGTTAGCAGAAACTATGTCGTTTATTTAAAGATGTTCTCTTGCAGTAATTTTGCTGTAAATAAATCAGCAAAACGTATTACTTAAGAGCATTCGTGTTTTCACTTTCACATATGTGAGCAGAACGTTCAACGTTCAATATCGCAAAGTCTTCGCTTCAAAAGACTTTAAGATCTATCGGGGAGAACGAAGTTTTAAACTTTAGCGTAGCAATAATATGCACAACAAATTTCGATGTATCCGCTGACGTCCAAATTAGACAGTAGTTATTGTAAAGTAGTATTTATCATCGCAGTAAAGATGTTGATTTCAAGGTAGGTAAGACAAGTACATTAATGAAGGAGGTTATTCAaatgattaattttaaaattaatgtaTCATACGAGATTATTACGCGGGAGATGTATCCAATTGTAAGTATTTCTTGAACAAATtcaatgtaaatattatatcgcTATTAAAAATATGTGATAAGGCACGGCTTTGGCCATGCACAACAATTGTATTCGTTCATCTTTCATCGTCATTTGTGAAACATCAAAAAATTATTCGTCTACTTATGATATCGGGCACCCACGAATCAGTATCTACAATTTGATTTCAACGAATATAAGAATTGAAACATAAGATGATCAATCGTTTAACCTACTTACATTCTCATTCCTTGAGCGCACAAACAATGATGCAATACCAATGTTTTCTAAAATAATCGTTCGAATATATTACGTCATAGAGATAAAACGTGTAAAGTatgatatttgtatttattatatcataatttCACAAATGTCAATGAAAGCAgctgttttataaatatttcatatattttgttATACTATTTCTATGCTCCTCACCTTATAATTCAAGCTAaacatattgtaatatttaaccTACTCTCACGTATTCTACTACTTTTTACACTCTCCGAGAAACTAActacgaaagaaacatttgtcATCTTAACATGTATGAAAATGTCAGTAAGCACAAAATATGATTATTCCTTAACGCACATTTCAGTGTGCTCCAAGTTGACGAAATTTAAGGATAACGTACTAAACTGTGCAATCACGGTacagtataataattttaatttaactatTACATTGAAAatgaagaggaaaaagaaagttgTTGTTTATGTCTGATATGATACAACATAAATTTATGCATCTAATGTATACATGTACGGATACACGTATACATACAGACGTATGTATACTATCACCACTTCCCTGTATGAACTTATTATTGGTTAATAAGTTTATGCCAAACATAGAAGGAAAGAGATATCAAATTATCAGAGATATAGCTAAATTTAATCACATTTTTTATCGTACACTTTTTAACCAATCTAGTTAGAAAACTTTAAATCAACGGCCTTAAAATAAAAACTTATTGTTCTCACTATTCTTGCATACCAAAGATAATCTAGGATCTAGGAATATGGTTTCTACGTAACTGACGCCTATGATTTTCCGTATACACTTGGTATATCAAATTACAAAACACCTTCGAAAGCCACATTCAGATTGAATCGtgaaaaaatacatatacacacatactGTCCGAACAAAACATTTTACATCGTTTTTATACCTAATTGTCGAGTGCAATTTTCCAGGGGCGTTAAATATCGAGTTATGTTATATCAATcgcaaatataaatattgtacaGAAAGAGAGGCATATAATTGGAAAATgatagaatatatttataatt harbors:
- the Elk gene encoding eag-like K[+] channel isoform X1 — protein: MPVRKGLLAPQNTFLDTIATRFDGTHSNFVLGNAQVPSLYPIVYCSDGFCELTGFARAQIMQKGCACKFLYGPETKEEERAMIDKSLESKTELKMEVVFYKKTGSPFDCLLDIVPIKNEKGDVVLFLASHKDITHTKNLQLCELHDSDANGGLDPEAPPANYGRRRSRAVLYQLSGHYKQDNKHKIKLNNNLLHSTAPPLPEYKTTGIKKSQFILSHYGGFKSCWDWLILLATFYVAIVVPFNASFINIDRPTMVSDVVVEALFITDIILNFRTTYVSRKGEVVSNSKSIAVNYLKGWFFVDLVAALPFDFLYASDVYSGEESGHGNIHLVKLTRLLRLARLLQKMDRYSQYSAVILTMLMLFFILVAHWLACIWFVIAEKERLRNDDDWDLGWIHTLAERLKISVENVTHAESYITALYFTCSSLTSVGFGNVSANTFSEKFFSICTMLIGALMHAVVFGNVTAIIQRIYSRRSLYQTKLRDLKDFFVLHQIPEELKQRMQDYFQTMWSLNHGIDIHETLKQFPEELRGDVSMHLHREILNLPIFEAASQGCLKLLSLRIKNNFCAPGEFLIHKGDALSYIYYLCNGSMEVVQNNMVVAILGKGDLVGCDINVHLQHGSNGGGAGGGGAADVVVKSSCDVKALTYCDLKCINMHGLVEVLRLYPEYQHEFANDIQHDLTYNIREGYEAEQESDMNGPSLTLPSISEDDENVPDEGETSPLSPPNKSPLHTTSPRHAKFRDDYREARRTGRGVLVRGRAAQVIAQESMEEHIRGSVERLDTQFSTLHQDVATLSYEVRNAIQALQILACSPQSNPNLPTPASRGSGVLARSSSHPPDAICWDPPRRMSDASTQTDWPVDLFESWIRANPQRVLRILELDPDTLLRQPPSPTPSPSSPPPPPYEPLSPIVGTPPQSPSLAQGNADFVYGNNHGDRHIPRLYKPTNSTWDRENKLSHRFSAGDAENASLYPAFSTLRRLPESRSLKFDPFDS
- the Elk gene encoding eag-like K[+] channel isoform X2; the protein is MPVRKGLLAPQNTFLDTIATRFDGTHSNFVLGNAQVPSLYPIVYCSDGFCELTGFARAQIMQKGCACKFLYGPETKEEERAMIDKSLESKTELKMEVVFYKKTGSPFDCLLDIVPIKNEKGDVVLFLASHKDITHTKNLQLCELHDSDANGGLDPEAPPANYGRRRSRAVLYQLSGHYKQDNKHKIKLNNNLLHSTAPPLPEYKTTGIKKSQFILSHYGGFKSCWDWLILLATFYVAIVVPFNASFINIDRPTMVSDVVVEALFITDIILNFRTTYVSRKGEVVSNSKSIAVNYLKGWFFVDLVAALPFDFLYASDVYSGEESGHGNIHLVKLTRLLRLARLLQKMDRYSQYSAVILTMLMLFFILVAHWLACIWFVIAEKERLRNDDDWDLGWIHTLAERLKISVENVTHAESYITALYFTCSSLTSVGFGNVSANTFSEKFFSICTMLIGALMHAVVFGNVTAIIQRIYSRRSLYQTKLRDLKDFFVLHQIPEELKQRMQDYFQTMWSLNHGIDIHETLKQFPEELRGDVSMHLHREILNLPIFEAASQGCLKLLSLRIKNNFCAPGEFLIHKGDALSYIYYLCNGSMEVVQNNMVVAILGKGDLVGCDINVHLQHGSNGGGAGGGGAADVVVKSSCDVKALTYCDLKCINMHGLVEVLRLYPEYQHEFANDIQHDLTYNIREGYEAEQESDMNGPSLTLPSISEDDENVPDEGETSPLSPPNKSPLHTTSPRHAKFREARRTGRGVLVRGRAAQVIAQESMEEHIRGSVERLDTQFSTLHQDVATLSYEVRNAIQALQILACSPQSNPNLPTPASRGSGVLARSSSHPPDAICWDPPRRMSDASTQTDWPVDLFESWIRANPQRVLRILELDPDTLLRQPPSPTPSPSSPPPPPYEPLSPIVGTPPQSPSLAQGNADFVYGNNHGDRHIPRLYKPTNSTWDRENKLSHRFSAGDAENASLYPAFSTLRRLPESRSLKFDPFDS
- the Elk gene encoding eag-like K[+] channel isoform X3, giving the protein MPVRKGLLAPQNTFLDTIATRFDGTHSNFVLGNAQVPSLYPIVYCSDGFCELTGFARAQIMQKGCACKFLYGPETKEEERAMIDKSLESKTELKMEVVFYKKTGSPFDCLLDIVPIKNEKGDVVLFLASHKDITHTKNLQLYANGGLDPEAPPANYGRRRSRAVLYQLSGHYKQDNKHKIKLNNNLLHSTAPPLPEYKTTGIKKSQFILSHYGGFKSCWDWLILLATFYVAIVVPFNASFINIDRPTMVSDVVVEALFITDIILNFRTTYVSRKGEVVSNSKSIAVNYLKGWFFVDLVAALPFDFLYASDVYSGEESGHGNIHLVKLTRLLRLARLLQKMDRYSQYSAVILTMLMLFFILVAHWLACIWFVIAEKERLRNDDDWDLGWIHTLAERLKISVENVTHAESYITALYFTCSSLTSVGFGNVSANTFSEKFFSICTMLIGALMHAVVFGNVTAIIQRIYSRRSLYQTKLRDLKDFFVLHQIPEELKQRMQDYFQTMWSLNHGIDIHETLKQFPEELRGDVSMHLHREILNLPIFEAASQGCLKLLSLRIKNNFCAPGEFLIHKGDALSYIYYLCNGSMEVVQNNMVVAILGKGDLVGCDINVHLQHGSNGGGAGGGGAADVVVKSSCDVKALTYCDLKCINMHGLVEVLRLYPEYQHEFANDIQHDLTYNIREGYEAEQESDMNGPSLTLPSISEDDENVPDEGETSPLSPPNKSPLHTTSPRHAKFRDDYREARRTGRGVLVRGRAAQVIAQESMEEHIRGSVERLDTQFSTLHQDVATLSYEVRNAIQALQILACSPQSNPNLPTPASRGSGVLARSSSHPPDAICWDPPRRMSDASTQTDWPVDLFESWIRANPQRVLRILELDPDTLLRQPPSPTPSPSSPPPPPYEPLSPIVGTPPQSPSLAQGNADFVYGNNHGDRHIPRLYKPTNSTWDRENKLSHRFSAGDAENASLYPAFSTLRRLPESRSLKFDPFDS
- the Elk gene encoding eag-like K[+] channel isoform X4, whose protein sequence is MNCIPKYPSTDHTSDANGGLDPEAPPANYGRRRSRAVLYQLSGHYKQDNKHKIKLNNNLLHSTAPPLPEYKTTGIKKSQFILSHYGGFKSCWDWLILLATFYVAIVVPFNASFINIDRPTMVSDVVVEALFITDIILNFRTTYVSRKGEVVSNSKSIAVNYLKGWFFVDLVAALPFDFLYASDVYSGEESGHGNIHLVKLTRLLRLARLLQKMDRYSQYSAVILTMLMLFFILVAHWLACIWFVIAEKERLRNDDDWDLGWIHTLAERLKISVENVTHAESYITALYFTCSSLTSVGFGNVSANTFSEKFFSICTMLIGALMHAVVFGNVTAIIQRIYSRRSLYQTKLRDLKDFFVLHQIPEELKQRMQDYFQTMWSLNHGIDIHETLKQFPEELRGDVSMHLHREILNLPIFEAASQGCLKLLSLRIKNNFCAPGEFLIHKGDALSYIYYLCNGSMEVVQNNMVVAILGKGDLVGCDINVHLQHGSNGGGAGGGGAADVVVKSSCDVKALTYCDLKCINMHGLVEVLRLYPEYQHEFANDIQHDLTYNIREGYEAEQESDMNGPSLTLPSISEDDENVPDEGETSPLSPPNKSPLHTTSPRHAKFRDDYREARRTGRGVLVRGRAAQVIAQESMEEHIRGSVERLDTQFSTLHQDVATLSYEVRNAIQALQILACSPQSNPNLPTPASRGSGVLARSSSHPPDAICWDPPRRMSDASTQTDWPVDLFESWIRANPQRVLRILELDPDTLLRQPPSPTPSPSSPPPPPYEPLSPIVGTPPQSPSLAQGNADFVYGNNHGDRHIPRLYKPTNSTWDRENKLSHRFSAGDAENASLYPAFSTLRRLPESRSLKFDPFDS